One genomic region from Anaerolineales bacterium encodes:
- a CDS encoding endonuclease domain-containing protein, protein MGVGLGGESGLPVHAPLRRVQPKLRLRSRDLRHPLTPAEKLVWDRVGNHQLGFHIRRQHVLLGRFIADFYCACARLCIEIDGDTHTEPSQVEYDTARTACVAAQGYRVLRFTNADVKNNLPPVLEAIRQACEPPPPQPPPQLSSPPLRFGDLRP, encoded by the coding sequence GTGGGGGTTGGTCTCGGGGGGGAATCCGGGTTGCCCGTGCACGCTCCGCTACGCCGTGTGCAGCCGAAGCTGCGCCTCCGCTCGCGGGACCTGCGCCATCCGCTCACACCCGCTGAGAAACTCGTCTGGGACCGCGTGGGCAATCACCAGCTCGGGTTTCACATCCGCCGACAGCACGTGCTCCTTGGCCGCTTCATCGCCGACTTCTACTGCGCCTGCGCCCGGCTGTGCATCGAAATCGACGGGGATACCCACACTGAGCCCAGCCAGGTCGAGTACGACACCGCTCGGACCGCCTGTGTGGCGGCACAGGGGTACCGGGTGCTGCGCTTCACCAACGCTGACGTGAAGAACAACTTGCCTCCAGTGCTCGAGGCGATCCGCCAGGCGTGTGAGCCACCCCCACCCCAACCCCCGCCCCAACTCTCCTCCCCTCCGCTCCGCTTCGGGGACCTTCGGCCCTAG